The following are from one region of the Thiocapsa rosea genome:
- a CDS encoding NAD(+)--dinitrogen-reductase ADP-D-ribosyltransferase, producing the protein MDNNRQTEQPPPATLPANARLPINRCNLPAVILGSLTYQQHPVPLELDGIRHFHADLFRTLAPIPQHAARAQAFQDYVSAHFLLDHLDEAGLAKGKTKKKRVNANYLRMARGWSFDSDGREGAILKRWVESRFGLLARHHAGPLQGRNSEAYQHYVAEGTRGLYATNALEAQLDLLYTYCQYELLQAHPEETHLSLYRGINRIDEHEILETLGSGRYRVLFNNLNSFTSSRERADEFGDYILIAEVPLPKIFFFNRLLPGMLKGEDEFVVVGGVYEVSISTL; encoded by the coding sequence ATGGACAACAACCGACAAACCGAACAACCGCCACCCGCCACGCTCCCGGCCAACGCCCGTCTCCCCATCAATCGCTGCAACCTGCCGGCCGTGATCCTGGGCAGCCTGACCTACCAGCAACACCCGGTCCCCCTGGAGCTCGACGGTATCCGCCACTTCCACGCGGACCTCTTCCGCACGCTCGCGCCGATCCCGCAACACGCGGCACGCGCTCAAGCCTTTCAGGACTACGTCAGCGCCCACTTCCTTCTTGATCATCTCGACGAGGCCGGACTCGCGAAGGGAAAGACCAAGAAGAAACGGGTCAACGCCAACTACCTGCGCATGGCGCGCGGCTGGTCCTTCGACTCGGACGGCCGCGAAGGCGCCATCCTCAAACGCTGGGTCGAGAGCCGCTTCGGCCTGCTCGCCCGACACCACGCCGGCCCGCTCCAAGGACGTAACAGCGAGGCGTACCAGCACTACGTCGCCGAGGGCACCCGCGGCCTCTACGCCACCAACGCCCTCGAGGCCCAGCTCGACCTCCTCTATACCTATTGTCAGTACGAGCTCCTCCAGGCTCACCCCGAAGAGACCCACCTCAGCCTCTACCGAGGCATCAACCGCATCGACGAGCACGAGATCCTCGAAACCCTCGGCAGCGGGCGCTATCGCGTCCTCTTCAACAACCTCAACAGCTTCACCAGCAGCCGCGAGCGTGCCGACGAGTTCGGGGACTACATCCTGATCGCGGAGGTACCTTTGCCGAAGATCTTCTTCTTCAATCGGTTGCTGCCGGGGATGCTGAAGGGGGAGGATGAGTTTGTGGTGGTTGGGGGGGTGTATGAGGTTTCGATTAGTACGCTTTGA
- the nifT gene encoding putative nitrogen fixation protein NifT produces the protein MPNVMIRKSDAGDLLFYVAKKDMEETIASVELDDAEQWGGEVELTDGSRWYIDPISPPPAFPTTLRFKRGEE, from the coding sequence ATGCCCAATGTGATGATTCGTAAAAGCGACGCGGGAGACCTGCTCTTCTATGTCGCAAAAAAGGACATGGAGGAGACGATTGCCTCCGTGGAGCTGGATGACGCCGAACAATGGGGCGGCGAGGTGGAGCTGACGGACGGGTCGCGTTGGTATATCGACCCGATCAGCCCGCCCCCCGCATTTCCGACGACGCTGCGTTTTAAGCGCGGCGAAGAGTAA
- a CDS encoding 4Fe-4S binding protein, with product MALKIVRELCTACGDCEPLCPTQSITAWKGVYRIDAGTCSECEGDGEPGVPQCLDACMEEDCIVPA from the coding sequence ATGGCCCTGAAAATCGTACGTGAGCTCTGCACCGCCTGCGGTGACTGTGAGCCTTTGTGCCCGACGCAATCCATCACGGCCTGGAAGGGTGTTTACCGGATCGATGCCGGCACCTGCAGCGAGTGCGAGGGCGACGGCGAGCCCGGCGTGCCCCAGTGTCTCGATGCCTGCATGGAAGAGGACTGCATCGTCCCGGCGTGA
- the nifD gene encoding nitrogenase molybdenum-iron protein alpha chain, translating to MSALTREETQALIQEVLEVYPEKAKKDRAKHLAVNDQSVEQSKKCITSNRKSLPGVMTVRGCAYAGSKGVVWGPIKDMIHISHGPVGCGAYSRAGRRNYYVGMTGVNTFGTMNFTSDFQEKDIVFGGDKKLDKLITEIEGLFPLSKGISIQSECPIGLIGDDIEAVAKKQSKALNKPVVPVRCEGFRGVSQSLGHHIANDAIRDWVIGNRDGDESFQIGPYDVAVIGDYNIGGDAWSSRILLEEMGLRVVAQWSGDGTLSEMELTPKVKLNLIHCYRSMNYISRHMEEKYGVPWMEYNFFGPTKIAESLRKIAAFFDETIQANAEQVIAKYTAEYEAIIAKYRPRLEGKRVMLYVGGLRPRHVIGAYEDLGMEVVGTGYEFAHNDDYDRTIKEMGNATLLYDDITGYEFEEFVKKVKPDLIGSGIKEKYIFQKMGIPFRQMHSWDYSGPYHGYDGFAIFARDMDMTINNPCWKQMQAPWQQSAEQEAAPLAASA from the coding sequence ATGTCAGCATTGACTCGCGAAGAGACCCAGGCACTCATCCAAGAGGTGCTCGAGGTCTATCCTGAGAAGGCGAAGAAAGACCGCGCCAAGCATTTGGCGGTCAACGACCAATCGGTCGAGCAGTCCAAGAAGTGCATCACCTCCAACCGCAAGTCCTTGCCCGGTGTCATGACCGTGCGCGGCTGTGCCTACGCCGGCTCCAAGGGCGTGGTCTGGGGTCCGATCAAGGACATGATCCACATCTCGCACGGCCCGGTCGGCTGCGGTGCCTATTCGCGCGCCGGTCGTCGCAACTACTACGTCGGCATGACCGGCGTGAACACCTTCGGCACCATGAACTTCACCTCGGATTTCCAGGAGAAGGACATCGTCTTCGGCGGCGACAAGAAGCTCGACAAGCTGATCACCGAGATCGAAGGTCTCTTCCCGCTGAGCAAGGGCATCAGCATCCAGTCCGAGTGTCCGATCGGCCTGATCGGCGACGACATCGAGGCGGTCGCCAAGAAGCAGAGCAAGGCGCTGAACAAGCCGGTCGTGCCGGTGCGTTGCGAGGGTTTCCGCGGCGTGTCCCAGTCCCTGGGTCATCACATCGCCAACGACGCGATCCGCGACTGGGTCATCGGCAACCGTGACGGCGACGAGTCCTTCCAAATCGGTCCCTACGACGTGGCCGTGATCGGCGACTACAACATCGGCGGCGACGCCTGGTCCTCGCGCATCCTGCTCGAAGAGATGGGTCTGCGCGTGGTGGCTCAGTGGTCCGGAGACGGCACCCTCTCGGAGATGGAGCTGACCCCCAAGGTCAAGCTGAACCTGATCCACTGCTACCGCTCCATGAACTACATCTCCCGTCACATGGAAGAGAAGTACGGGGTGCCGTGGATGGAGTACAACTTCTTCGGCCCGACCAAGATCGCCGAGTCCTTGCGCAAGATCGCCGCCTTCTTCGACGAGACCATCCAGGCCAACGCGGAGCAGGTGATCGCGAAATACACGGCCGAGTACGAGGCGATCATCGCCAAGTACCGCCCGCGTCTGGAAGGCAAGCGGGTCATGCTCTACGTCGGCGGTCTGCGTCCGCGCCACGTCATCGGCGCCTATGAAGACCTCGGCATGGAAGTGGTCGGCACCGGGTACGAGTTTGCCCACAACGACGACTACGACCGCACCATCAAGGAAATGGGCAACGCGACCCTGCTTTACGACGACATCACGGGCTACGAGTTCGAAGAGTTCGTCAAGAAGGTCAAGCCCGACCTGATCGGCTCCGGCATCAAGGAGAAGTACATCTTCCAGAAGATGGGCATCCCCTTCCGCCAGATGCACTCCTGGGACTATTCGGGTCCGTACCACGGCTATGACGGCTTCGCCATCTTCGCCCGCGACATGGACATGACGATCAACAACCCCTGCTGGAAGCAGATGCAGGCACCTTGGCAGCAATCCGCCGAGCAAGAGGCCGCACCGCTGGCCGCCAGCGCCTGA
- a CDS encoding dinitrogenase iron-molybdenum cofactor biosynthesis protein → MSNDSLTDDIALRIGLAARTLPEPDPARLIRVLADAVGLPPTATTLDTLRVKDLKQAADGELADLDADLLKSILAILKGETGQTVAPAPPIEPYTEGDMPGSVRVACASNGGDELDGHFGAARHFLVYQVSADEVRLIDVREVDESGTVEDKNGQRAALIADCQVLYVASIGGPAAAKVVKTDIHPIKDAAGGSARERMVALQRILGEKAPPWLAKAMGQTPEQRVRFARSEDAA, encoded by the coding sequence ATGTCAAACGACTCTCTTACCGACGATATCGCTCTGCGCATCGGCCTGGCCGCACGCACGCTGCCCGAACCGGATCCGGCACGCTTGATTCGCGTCCTCGCCGATGCTGTGGGCCTGCCGCCCACCGCGACCACGCTGGACACCCTGCGGGTGAAGGATCTCAAGCAGGCTGCGGACGGCGAGCTGGCGGATCTGGATGCGGATCTGCTCAAGTCCATACTGGCTATCCTCAAGGGCGAGACCGGTCAAACGGTCGCCCCGGCTCCGCCGATCGAGCCCTATACCGAGGGCGACATGCCGGGCTCGGTCCGCGTCGCCTGTGCGTCGAACGGCGGGGATGAACTCGACGGACACTTCGGGGCCGCACGGCATTTCCTGGTCTACCAGGTCTCCGCAGACGAGGTCCGTTTGATCGATGTGCGCGAGGTCGACGAATCCGGCACGGTCGAGGACAAGAACGGCCAGCGCGCCGCCTTGATCGCCGATTGCCAGGTGCTCTACGTGGCCTCGATCGGGGGGCCGGCGGCGGCCAAGGTCGTGAAGACCGATATCCACCCCATCAAAGACGCGGCCGGCGGCAGCGCGCGCGAGCGCATGGTCGCCCTGCAGCGCATTCTCGGCGAGAAGGCTCCGCCCTGGCTCGCCAAGGCAATGGGCCAGACGCCCGAGCAGCGGGTCAGGTTTGCGCGCTCGGAGGATGCGGCATGA
- a CDS encoding SH3 domain-containing protein translates to MTLVIAFLFSLTLLSCETSNTQAITLVQQSIVELEGATTTIEDWAAAVAGARGSLQWRAGIPAREDVATSLRLVQLDIQRTFKGQAKKATIQWLVNLSTRYIQPTAIEIDGEAQNLLIGFATLELWQWMNLVAPRDDETVPVPNDEQSLLLADQQAEAEAAPKPEVPTPANVVAAAQPDVTLQDHVSGPGTASLSPVYMVVGPLSPGDALNERAAPSAQSAVIDRLAPGTLVTVGERRVVGDTAWREIAGDGGGWVAERYLRPAEFETIGYSLTPVAGSCSGFEPYWFLNWTRTALSVEVDGMREQHPITSVELAQGYTYGLLIAGKNPSNRITFRFEADPCPDLPVDGFMFGRGTLTITRDGKTRWFVGCCTPDSAAVRGTALADTIMQNMQMPPNTKFPFPDGYYCDDTISMDDAILVIEYPNIGYPLADYGCKIDHHSEIDKGFLVEQLCGATEDNRDPKREEHWKLSDKKSVIYVDGTRLRECSY, encoded by the coding sequence ATGACCCTGGTCATCGCGTTTCTGTTCAGCCTCACGCTGCTGTCTTGCGAAACGAGCAACACGCAAGCGATTACTTTGGTTCAGCAATCGATTGTCGAACTCGAAGGAGCCACGACCACGATCGAGGACTGGGCGGCAGCGGTGGCCGGTGCCAGAGGATCGTTGCAGTGGAGGGCAGGTATTCCCGCGCGCGAAGATGTCGCAACAAGCCTGAGACTCGTGCAGCTCGACATCCAGCGCACGTTCAAAGGACAGGCGAAGAAAGCGACGATCCAATGGCTCGTGAACCTCAGCACGCGGTATATCCAGCCAACGGCGATCGAAATCGACGGTGAAGCCCAGAATCTCTTGATCGGATTTGCGACCTTGGAGCTTTGGCAGTGGATGAACCTTGTTGCGCCGAGAGACGACGAGACGGTCCCGGTTCCAAACGACGAGCAGAGCTTGCTACTTGCTGATCAGCAGGCTGAGGCTGAGGCTGCGCCGAAGCCCGAAGTTCCAACTCCGGCCAACGTCGTAGCCGCTGCACAGCCGGACGTAACACTCCAGGATCACGTCAGCGGGCCAGGAACGGCGTCCCTGTCGCCAGTCTATATGGTGGTGGGTCCCCTTTCTCCGGGTGACGCGCTTAACGAGCGCGCAGCACCATCTGCACAATCTGCTGTCATCGACCGTTTGGCTCCTGGGACATTGGTGACAGTCGGCGAAAGACGCGTTGTTGGTGATACTGCATGGCGCGAGATCGCCGGTGACGGCGGCGGATGGGTCGCCGAGCGTTATCTGCGGCCCGCCGAGTTTGAAACCATCGGGTACTCTTTGACCCCGGTTGCCGGAAGTTGCAGCGGGTTCGAGCCTTACTGGTTCCTGAACTGGACGCGCACAGCTTTGTCCGTTGAAGTCGATGGCATGCGTGAGCAACACCCCATTACCTCGGTCGAACTTGCACAGGGTTACACTTACGGCCTCCTGATCGCCGGCAAAAACCCTTCAAACCGCATAACGTTTCGATTCGAGGCTGATCCCTGCCCCGATCTCCCAGTCGACGGGTTTATGTTCGGTCGAGGGACGTTGACCATCACGCGTGACGGGAAGACGCGTTGGTTCGTGGGGTGCTGTACGCCAGATTCGGCCGCGGTGCGAGGTACTGCTCTTGCCGATACAATAATGCAGAATATGCAAATGCCGCCAAATACCAAATTTCCATTTCCAGACGGTTACTATTGCGATGATACCATATCCATGGATGACGCAATCCTCGTGATAGAGTACCCGAACATCGGGTACCCGCTCGCTGATTATGGATGCAAAATTGATCATCACTCGGAGATCGACAAAGGGTTCCTTGTAGAACAGTTATGCGGTGCCACCGAGGATAATCGGGATCCCAAACGTGAAGAGCATTGGAAGCTCTCCGATAAGAAATCCGTGATATATGTTGATGGGACAAGATTAAGAGAATGCAGCTATTAG
- the nifK gene encoding nitrogenase molybdenum-iron protein subunit beta codes for MSQHIDQIKPSYPLFRDADYVDNLAKKRDGVEERHSDEKIEEVFQWTTTKEYQELNFKREALTVNPAKACQPLGAVLCALGFEKTLPYVHGSQGCVAYFRTYFNRHFKEPIACVSDSMTEDAAVFGGQKNMMEGLENAKALYKPEMIAVSTTCMAEVIGDDLNAFIGNAKKEGYVPSEFPTPFAHTPSFVGSHTTGWDNMFEGIIRYFTINAMEDKVVGSNGKINLVPGFETYLGNYRVMHRMMQEMGVDYSLLCDPTEVLDTPADGEYRMYDGGTSISEVKDAPNAIDTLLLQPWQLPKTRKYAEITWKHPVNAIKIPMGLEWTDEFLMKVSELTGKPIPESLAKERGRLVDMMTDSHTWLHGKKFALYGDADFVLGMTKFLLELGAEPTHILCNHANKRWKKEVEGVLASSPYGKEGKVYTSSDLWHFRSLCFTDKPDFMIGNSYGKFIQRDTLHKGKEHEVPLIRIGFPIFDRHHLHRMTTMGYEGGMYILTTLVNAVLERLDDETREMGVTDYNYDLVR; via the coding sequence ATGAGCCAACACATCGACCAGATCAAACCCAGCTATCCCTTGTTCAGGGATGCCGACTATGTCGACAACCTTGCGAAGAAGCGCGACGGCGTGGAAGAGCGCCACTCCGACGAGAAGATCGAAGAGGTCTTTCAGTGGACCACGACCAAGGAGTATCAGGAACTCAACTTCAAGCGTGAGGCCCTGACCGTCAACCCGGCCAAGGCCTGTCAGCCGCTCGGCGCCGTGCTCTGCGCGCTCGGGTTCGAGAAGACGCTCCCCTACGTGCATGGCTCGCAGGGCTGCGTGGCCTATTTCCGCACCTACTTCAACCGTCATTTCAAGGAGCCGATCGCCTGCGTGTCCGATTCCATGACGGAAGACGCAGCGGTCTTCGGCGGCCAGAAGAACATGATGGAAGGGCTGGAAAACGCCAAGGCCCTGTACAAGCCCGAGATGATCGCGGTCAGCACCACCTGCATGGCCGAAGTCATCGGCGACGACCTCAACGCCTTTATCGGCAACGCCAAGAAGGAAGGGTACGTCCCGTCCGAGTTCCCGACCCCGTTCGCGCACACCCCGAGCTTTGTCGGCAGCCATACGACCGGCTGGGACAACATGTTCGAGGGGATCATCCGCTACTTCACGATCAATGCCATGGAGGACAAGGTCGTCGGCTCCAACGGCAAGATCAACCTGGTCCCCGGTTTCGAGACCTATCTCGGCAACTACCGCGTCATGCACCGCATGATGCAGGAGATGGGCGTCGACTATAGCCTGCTGTGCGACCCGACCGAGGTGCTCGACACCCCGGCCGACGGCGAGTACCGCATGTACGATGGCGGCACCAGCATCTCCGAGGTGAAGGACGCGCCGAACGCGATCGACACCCTGCTGCTGCAGCCCTGGCAGTTGCCGAAGACGCGCAAGTACGCCGAGATCACCTGGAAGCACCCGGTCAACGCCATCAAGATCCCGATGGGTCTGGAGTGGACCGACGAGTTCCTGATGAAGGTCTCCGAGTTGACCGGCAAGCCGATCCCCGAGTCCCTGGCGAAAGAGCGCGGCCGTCTGGTCGACATGATGACCGACAGCCACACCTGGCTGCACGGCAAGAAGTTCGCGCTCTACGGCGATGCCGACTTCGTCCTCGGAATGACCAAGTTCCTGCTCGAGCTGGGTGCCGAGCCGACGCATATCCTCTGCAACCACGCCAACAAGCGCTGGAAGAAAGAGGTTGAAGGTGTCCTTGCCTCGTCGCCCTACGGCAAGGAAGGCAAGGTCTACACCAGCTCCGACCTCTGGCACTTCCGTTCGCTGTGCTTCACCGACAAGCCGGACTTCATGATCGGCAACAGCTACGGCAAGTTCATCCAGCGCGACACCCTGCACAAGGGCAAGGAGCATGAGGTCCCCTTGATCCGGATCGGCTTCCCGATCTTCGATCGGCACCATCTGCACCGTATGACCACCATGGGCTACGAGGGTGGCATGTACATCCTCACGACCCTGGTCAACGCGGTCCTCGAGCGTCTGGACGACGAGACGCGCGAGATGGGCGTGACGGACTACAACTACGACCTGGTGAGATAG
- the nifH gene encoding nitrogenase iron protein codes for MAMRQCAIYGKGGIGKSTTTQNLVAGLAELGKKVMIVGCDPKADSTRLILHAKAQNTIMQMAADAGSVEDLELEDVLKVGYGNIKCVESGGPEPGVGCAGRGVITAINFLEEEGAYEDDLDFVFYDVLGDVVCGGFAMPIRENKAQEIYIVCSGEMMAMFAANNIAKGIVKYASSGSVRLAGLICNSRNTAREDELIMELARQLGTQMIHFVPRDNVVQRAEIRRMTVIEYDPKSKQAQEYRDLANKIIENKKFVIPTPITMDALEDLLMDFGLMDGEDESIVGKTAEEEAVAA; via the coding sequence ATGGCTATGCGTCAATGTGCCATCTACGGCAAAGGCGGAATCGGCAAGTCCACCACCACTCAGAACCTCGTAGCCGGTCTCGCCGAGCTCGGCAAGAAGGTCATGATCGTCGGGTGTGACCCCAAGGCGGACTCCACCCGTCTGATCCTGCACGCCAAGGCACAGAATACCATCATGCAGATGGCGGCCGATGCCGGCTCGGTCGAAGACCTCGAGCTGGAAGACGTGCTCAAGGTCGGCTACGGCAACATCAAGTGCGTCGAGTCGGGTGGCCCGGAGCCGGGCGTGGGTTGCGCCGGTCGCGGTGTCATCACGGCCATCAACTTCCTCGAAGAGGAAGGCGCCTACGAAGATGATCTGGACTTCGTCTTCTACGACGTGCTCGGCGACGTGGTCTGCGGCGGGTTCGCCATGCCGATCCGCGAGAACAAGGCGCAAGAGATCTACATCGTATGCTCCGGCGAGATGATGGCCATGTTCGCGGCCAACAACATCGCCAAGGGTATCGTGAAGTACGCCAGCTCCGGCTCGGTGCGTCTGGCCGGCCTCATCTGCAACAGCCGCAACACCGCCCGCGAAGACGAGCTGATCATGGAGCTGGCCCGTCAGCTGGGCACTCAGATGATCCACTTCGTACCGCGCGACAACGTCGTTCAGCGTGCCGAGATCCGCCGCATGACGGTCATCGAGTACGACCCCAAGTCCAAGCAGGCCCAAGAGTATCGCGACCTGGCCAACAAGATCATCGAAAACAAGAAGTTCGTGATCCCCACGCCGATCACCATGGATGCGCTCGAAGATCTGCTGATGGACTTCGGTCTGATGGACGGCGAGGACGAGAGCATCGTCGGCAAGACCGCGGAAGAAGAAGCGGTTGCTGCCTGA